The genome window AACCTATTGGTATGGTCCGTCAAATCCGTCAAATCAAGGGAGTCTTGGAACTCGGCCCATGGCATGCGGTTAAGCATTGAAGTGCTCGGCTGACCACTCTTTCACGGCGGAGCCTGGTACGCTTGTCCAGGATGAGCAAGTCTCCAGGGTTGAATAGCCTGCCTCTCAGCTTCCCGTGTATAGAGAAGAATATCAACTTGATCCAGCTCATCTGGGAAATCTTGAGCAACCTTGTCACCCAGATAGACGTGATGACTACGTGTAAAGGGCATCCTGGGTGCTTTGAGTTCACGCGTGCACCAGCTTTTGAACCCATAGTCTTCTTCCCGTACATCTCCAAGCTGTTCTCACTCCTGTTGGTGTATCATCTTCAGGCCCCGGATCTGGAGATTGGGTCGTTTGATCCCAGCTTGCATATCGCCCGTCTCACCACTTGAAGTTATACTCCCCGTCGGCTTTTTCTGGGCCGGACTTGGGAGCAACTTTCCGGAGTCACGGGAGACCTACGTGATGGTATTTGGGATCGATATGGACTCGTCACTTGCTTCGTTGGATGCACTGGTGGCGGATTTCACATTGCTCCCAGTTAGAGCTCAATATTCAGTGTGGGAGCTATCGCGGGAGATTCTTTCATCGTGGTATGGACTGGAAACGTGAACAGCTGGGCTGGCACTTCTTATATTGAGCTGGTTGTATCCACATGAATTGAATCACCGAGCGGGAATATTCGCGATCGCAGCTTCAACTGCCGGCCCGAGCCTGATTCTCAGAGTGGTTGCACGAGCGCTAGAGAGGGTGCGACGTAGTTATGAGGAGGTTGACTAAACTGATACTTTGATATACTAAATATAAGGCTTAAGGATCATATATCCATTACTGAAAACTAAATATATGGTAGTGGTACACTAAAAGTCTGATAGCAAAAGTACTTCATAGTGACCCTTCTTGCTTGAGCTCTCTGTGCTTTCCCGTGAGCCTCAATAAAAGACGCAAGAAAGCTAGACCGACTAATAGGATGTGAAATTCGTCTCAAGCAGTCAGCGGCCCACAGCGTCTGTGGCTCTTCGACACTCTCAAGTGCATAAACAAATAGTGGGCGAAGATATCCTGGATTAAGTGCTCCGCATAGTGAGGCATTCCATTTTCCATCGATGATATCGCGAATACCCTCACGGTCTGGCCTGGTTTCTGGGCACGGAAAAGGTTGGTCTCCCAGTATGCGTCCAATTACAATATTCTCGGTATGAAATGCTGCACTACATACTCCAGCGAGCGCGATGAGCGGGTCGGATATCTGAGAAGAGAAGTGTTCTCGAAGTTTATCGGGCGGTAGTCGCAGAGGAGCTGGCCGATTCTCCCACAGAAAAGCAAGGTCGGTTTTCAAAACGTCAACGAGCTCAGTCACCTCCGCTTGATCCTCAGGTGTAGTGCGTGACCTGCGATAATGCGTGATGTTTGCGACTCGATTCGAAATTCTTTGAACCTTGAGATGAAAGGAGAATATAGGCGTAGAGACAGCGTCGAACAAAGAATGTTCTGGGGGTGTATTGTCGTCAAGTAGAGAAAGGCTGGGAACGTCGTTTATATGGTCATACAGGAGATTGGCAATATACTCTGATAATAGGCCGACACTTCCCGATCGCTTCGTGGCCGTGTTTAAAAGCTGCAACCAAGCACAGATCCTTAAGGAGATAGGCTCTCGGTGGCCGCCTTGTAACCAAGCATGCAGTCTTTCGGTAAAAGTTCCATCTAATACACCGAACGAGCTGTCCTCATTCGGTAGGGTTGTCATACACAAGCAGAGGAGGAATGCAACGATCAGAATGACATCAAAATCAACACCCTGGTCGCTCGATATAGATTCGAAATTGTCCACTGCAGCTTGATATTCTGACCTGGCGTGAACCATCGACAGGCGATCTACCTGGGCTCTATAAACTGCCTGAATGGCAAGAAGAGCCTTTGATACTGGGACATATTGAAGACCCAGACGTGCGATATGTGTCTTGACACGGTTCCAATTCAAAAAGTCGAATGGCGAAAGGAAAGGGCAATCCACCTGTTCTATGAAATAGCAAAATGACGAGGGTATAGCCACTTCAAAAGCTGCTAGCCAATCAATGGTGGTGCTCAGTAAGATaagctgagaagcttcttgtAAGCTGCTCGGAGAGGACTCAGTACTAGGTAACTTTTGGGAGAGAGAACCGGTGCTGTGGTCGGAAGATGACTTTTGGATATTAATAGGCGAACGAGTAGTTTGGCATGTCGGGCCGACATCATTTGAAACGGTCAATATGCTTGGTAGGCTCGAGTGTATGGCGCTCTCCGGCAGGATCTGCTGCCCAAGAACATGATAGTTCTCAATGCCAGTTGCTATCGTTTCACCAGCGGAAATTGTATCCGCACTGACaggttcttgttgctgttggaaTACACCAAAATCTTGATTTGATACCACAGGCATTTGAAGCGGCTCCCATCTGTTCGCAATCCTGTAGACGCATGTCCTGCTACCCCGGATGCACTTCTGGCACTTAGGTCGCTGCTCGTCGCATTTTATCTTTCGAGCTCTGCAGACAAGGCACCCAGTTCGCACACGACCTTTGTATCGAGGCCCCGTGGACAATGATGCCTGTTGGTCTTGAGGGCTGGTTGTTCTCTCTCCATCGGCATGAAGGGACGACATTGTCAAGGGAACTGTAGAGGGTGCAGAGATGGTGGATGTTGACCGCGTACTTTTGAGGGTGGTTCTGGGATGTATCGCCGAAGAAGAGCGTCGCTCGGTGAAGTGAAAGCTAGAGGTGAGTAGGGCGAAACAAAAGTGAAGTCTACTAATCAAGGTTGGTCAATTCGGACAATTCCTATTCCATTCCATTCCTATCCCTAATTGGCTTAGCCGCTATACGAACGAGCGGGGCGTTCCCCATGCTCCCCCATACTCAGCCAATTTTCCTATCCGGGGTTCGGGTTGGGCTAGGGTCCCCAGACGTACTCTTACACCTCTATAGATTCTAATGCGACTTTAGGACTCTCAACCTGTCAGTAATACCAGGTCTGACTTGGCGAGCATCTATCTGTATATTCAGATCAGGTTATTATAGGACAATGAGACAGAAATGAAAGATCATAGCTTTTGTCTTGTGGATGCAATACTTGACGTTGACCATCTATATCTTGTACAGACTGATGTACGGCTTGAAATTTACATCTAGGTTCATTATAGCTAAAATCGTATCAGTATGGGAGGGTGAAGTGGCCTCGCAGAGGTCAGCCGTAGCGGCGATAAAGAGCATCGTATCACTGACGAGCCTGTTCCAAGATCCGAACCACCTGAGCCACATCGTCACTAATGAGCTGGTCTAATAGTCCTTCACGGACCCATCCAACAACCTGGGCCTCCACATCCACCCCGTACGACTTCAAGTTTGCAAGCCTCTCAGGGGCTGGCACATGCAGGAAGACAGCAAAGCCTTCCTTGTGAAGTTGATGAGCCTCGCCGCTCGGGAAATGCTGGATCTCGAGGTTGACGGCGTCCACTTGTGCTTCTCGTGCCACAGCGGCAGGGTTGATAAGTCGTGAATGAGAGATGGCGACTGTGGGAACTTCGGGGATGGCCTGTTTAGCAGCCCTCAGTTGAGCAAAGTCAAACGATGAGAATTGCAAAAGATCGGCGCATTGCAATTCGTTGATAAGTGCGCTCAGCTTTGGGAATAACACGTCATTTCGGTCATAGATCTTGAGCTCAAGTTGGTAGATGATTTCGAGCTCACGGGCGAGTAACAGAGCATCTCTCAGCAGAGGGACTCGTTCTTTCTCAAACGACTTGTCAAACCACAGACCAGCGTCAAGTTTGGCGATGTCCGCGTAGTCCATATTTCGCACAAGGCCACGACCGTTTGTTGTGCGGTCGACAGTTTCGTCATGAATCAGGATCAATTGTCCGTCCCGAGTCAGAGCGAGGTCAGTTTCACAGGTGACTCCTCTGCCACCGACCTCGCGAGCCTTCCGGAATGCGCTCAGAGTGTTCTCTGGGGCGGCAGAACTGTAACCTCGATGCCCTGCGACCCGGGTCGTCTCGGCCGTCATTCGTAGGGGATTTTCCATATTGCTGTGAGTATCGCTTTGCCTTGGCCTCAACCAAGTGACGAGAAGTGGTGTTATAAGACAACACAAGGTATGTCGGATGTTGATCCCAAGAGTGCTTATCTATAACCGAGGCCAGCTTATCTCTAAGCGCCCTTTTATCTTACCACAGACCCACCTTTGCCGAGACTGACACGAAGGAGGATGAAAACGTTCTGGGGGGATTTGGGTTCCAAAGTGACAAATCGAGAAATAATAATCTGCAGCAGAAGTCAATAACTATGCGGTATTTTGTCTTGATAGGAGTTGAACCGCTGTTGTATAAGTATTCGCCTCAGGTTGAGTACCTAATGACCCGAGACTAAACAGAATGATTCTAGATTGATTTAGGCATCACGGGCACTATAACTCTATACCTCGATCGAGTCATACCATTTTCCTCTTGAATCCGATAACGAGGCATCTTGGTCACCTATTCCTCCCTTTCACCATGACTCCGTTCGCTCGTGAGCTGCATATCGCGCAACTGGCCGTTCTGCGAGCCTCGATCCTTACCAAATCGGTTCAATCTCGAGTCCATGAGATCTCCAAAGACGATGAATCTCCAGTGACGATTGCCGACTTTGCAGCTCAGGCattacttattatagcaCTTCGTGATGCCTTCCCATCTGACAAGTTCTTGGGAGAAGAGGACTCCGCTGCCTTGCGGGCCGATGAAGCACTCTGCAGTAAGGTATTTGAGCTGGTGTCCTCAGTAGCAGACACGATAGATCCGAACACTGGTATTCCGTTGCCTAAGCCATCCTCTGTTGCGGAGATGCTGAGCCTGATTGACCTCGGCGGACGCGGCACAGGAGGAGACGAGGGACGGTTCTGGGTCATGGATCCTGTTGATGGGACCGCCACATTCCTGAGAGGTCAGCAATACGCCGTTGCATTGTCTCTTATCGAGCAAGGGAGAGAGGTCATTGGCGTTTTAGGATATCCCAATATCAGCGCTGGTATGACCCAGATCTCGGAGGAAAACATTGATAAGAGTGGGATGGGCATCATGCTGACTGCCGTCCGAGGCCAAGGCTCCATGGCCCGGACCATGACACCAAGCGGCCTTAAAGACGCCTTTCCACTGAGTATCATGAAAACacacagcagcaacaacaacaacaacctaCACATCGTTGACTGCGCTCTCAGTGACGTCAGCCGTCACGATGTAATCGCTGAGCTGGCGGACGAGTTCAAGGCAAAATTCCCCAACATTGAAGTGTGGTCCTCGCATGTACGCTATGCGGCCCTGATAGTCGGTGGTGGAAATGCGCAGTTTTGGGTCCCGGCGAGTTCAGCATCCAAGATGTACATATGGGATCACGCGGGCGCCCAACTCATCTTTACTGAGCTCGGAGGCAAAGTGACGGATTTGGATGGAAAGGCGATGGACTTTGGAGCGGGAAGGGATTTGAACCGGAACAGGGGATTGGTGGTTGCTCGAGGAGAAATGCATGACGCCCTCTTGGCTGCCATGAACAGAATAATTGAAGGATACTAAGATATCCACAGATTCCGCGGATATAGAGGAACTTGTCGTGGCTCAATCAAAACGTCTCACCTTGTGATCATCATCGCTTTCTCGTAACTTCGCCTAGATACGAAAGTCTTATGTTGTTGCCCATACCTCCCTCTGGAAATCAATTGCGAGCAGCATTGCCCAACTCGTTGCCAATTGCAAACACAAGATTACTCTGTACCTATAGTGAATCACCTTGTCGTGCAGAGAGAGGCTACACAGTACACACTGATACCACCCTACCCTGTTCCAGCGTCATTGGCGCTCAATCCAAGTGGCTCGCCTATAGCGGATTATCCTCGCTTAGAGTGGAGATGATTTCTACCTACAAGAGCCTAAAAGCTCGTCTATAGTGGGGTAGCCTGTCAAAGTTCGGCTCTCCTTCGCTTGTAGTGGATCCTGGAATAGCCTTCTCATGAGTGGCACATCCATACACTTCCCCGGATTTGCGCTCGTGGTGCATATTGCAACGAGCAATGGCCCATGAGTTGCTTCTCGCCTGTCAATCGCCTTATTTAGCTTCTTCCAAGTTAGGTCTCAGCTAACGACTGCTTGCTATAAGACTGGGCGTGCTATCTTTGAGTCTAGATACCAATCCTCCAGCAGACAAAGAATAACCCAATCTCTTCACACGCAAACATCAGCCTCCGAGTCCTGAACACTATGGACAAGTTCCCCGTCAAGTCACAGACCATGGAGGCCAGCCTCGTGGCAGATGCGGAAGCCGCCATGCTCTGGGAACATTCACTGACTCCCAGCCGCGCTATGAAATTATATTCCAAGGCTGTTTTCTACGGCGCCTTTGTGTCTCTCACGCTTGTCATGGAAGGCTTTGACACGAAAATCCTCGGTTCGCTCTATGCGGTGCCCGCTTTCCGGGAAGCGTATGGTGAGCAACTACCTGACGGGTCCTATCAGATCTCTGCGCCTTGGCAGAGCGGACTAGGCTCCATTATGGGTGTCACCAATATCATAGGCATGTTTTTAGGCGGATGGGCTACTGAGAGATTTGGCTTTCGGATCACCATGATGACTACTCTGACCTCAATGCCGCCCATCATCTTCGGCTTTTTCTTTGCCCCCAGCCTCGCGGTCTTGGCTGTTACTATTTTTCTTTTCGGTAAGCATCTAGCTATGTGCATGCTTCAAGTTATGGGTTTAACAGTGCGCAGCCATTCCCCTCGGCATATTCCAAACTGTAACTACCGTTTATGTTACCGAGATCATGCCTAACGCACTTCGACCTTACTTGACTAGTTGCTATTCACTGACTTGGGTGAGAAAACAATGCTTGAAAGTATGCTGGGAAGCTAACGTGTTCAGGCTCTTGGTCAACTTCTCAATGCGGTTGTCTTCCGTGGTACCCTGACTCTTCCTAGCCCATGGACATACCGAGTCCCTTTTGCTCTCCAGTAACGCTCCCTCCATATGCCTCCACGGCATAATCTAACAAACATATAGGTGGTTCTGGCCGATCCTGATCATTGGTGGTGTCTATGCAGCACCAGAGTCACCTTGGTGGCTGGTACGCCAGGGCCGTCTCGAAGATGCCCAGGCTGCTGTTTCCAGATTGACCTCTGAGGAACTCGATATTGATACTCAGAAACTCATCTCGTTGATGGTTTACACCACAGAGCACGAGCGACAGGTTGAATCTGGAACGAGTTATCTTGCCTGTTTTAAAGGGACCAATCTCCGTCGAAcaatcatcgtcatcggagTTTATCTTATGCAGCTGCTGACCGGCTCTCAATTTCGAGGTTATATGAcatatttctttcttcaggCTGGCCTACCCACCGATCAGTCATTCAATATGACAATCGTTGCATTGGTGCTCTCAGTTCTTGGAGTCCTCGGCGCGGTAAGTATTATTCTCGACTTCGGTATCTTAAGTGTGATCTAACACGAATAAATAGTGGATTGTGATGACCTACACAGGCAGGAGAACAATGTATCTCTGGGGCGGCGCCTTGACAATTGCTATCTTTACTGCCATCGGCGGTATGGGGGTCAAGCTACAcatctcgtcatcttcagcaatgGCCTGGGCCATCGGATCTCTTATCGCAGTTGATGGATTCGTGGCCAATCTCTTGGTCTTACCAGTGACCTTCGTGCTGGTATCTGAAATTCCTTCTTCGCTGCTCCGGAGCAAGTCAGTTGTCATTGCGCGGAACTTCTACTCAGCCATCAATATTCTCGCCGGCGTTATGACTCCCTATATGCTAAACCCTACTGCATGGAACTGGGGTGCTCTTGCTGGTTTCTTCTGGGCTGGAGCTTCTATCATCGGGTTTGTGTTTACCTTCTTCATGGTCCCCGAATCTAAGGGCAGGACTACTGCTGAGATGGACATTCTGTTTGAGCAAAAGGTTCATACTCGACGGTTTAAGGAAGCTGAGGTTTCATTTACAAATATAGAAGAAagtaaataactataatacaagaagaagctagaTACTCAATATAATTCTCATATTAGTCCCTCCAGAGGTATCTCGACCAGTTGATCTAGAATCAGGCTGGTTGCTGCAATAGGGCTGAGATCCTGATGCGCCGACATGTCTATTACTTCCTCTCAGCCAGATTGAAGCTTAACAGCCCATTGTCAAACTCATGGCACATGCTGGAGCACAAATAGAGGGTTCGTAAGACGACAGACTTGTCTTAACTTGATTGAGAAGCGTCTTCCCGAGTTTCATAGAACGTCAACGAATGAATGGATTGAGTCACTAGAAGAAGGTTCAATCTGATCATACCGAGGCTTCCACCCTTGACATAACCC of Fusarium oxysporum Fo47 chromosome I, complete sequence contains these proteins:
- a CDS encoding PLC-like phosphodiesterase encodes the protein MENPLRMTAETTRVAGHRGYSSAAPENTLSAFRKAREVGGRGVTCETDLALTRDGQLILIHDETVDRTTNGRGLVRNMDYADIAKLDAGLWFDKSFEKERVPLLRDALLLARELEIIYQLELKIYDRNDVLFPKLSALINELQCADLLQFSSFDFAQLRAAKQAIPEVPTVAISHSRLINPAAVAREAQVDAVNLEIQHFPSGEAHQLHKEGFAVFLHVPAPERLANLKSYGVDVEAQVVGWVREGLLDQLISDDVAQVVRILEQARQ
- a CDS encoding general substrate transporter, with translation MDKFPVKSQTMEASLVADAEAAMLWEHSLTPSRAMKLYSKAVFYGAFVSLTLVMEGFDTKILGSLYAVPAFREAYGEQLPDGSYQISAPWQSGLGSIMGVTNIIGMFLGGWATERFGFRITMMTTLTSMPPIIFGFFFAPSLAVLAVTIFLFAIPLGIFQTVTTVYVTEIMPNALRPYLTSCYSLTWALGQLLNAVVFRGTLTLPSPWTYRVPFALQWFWPILIIGGVYAAPESPWWLVRQGRLEDAQAAVSRLTSEELDIDTQKLISLMVYTTEHERQVESGTSYLACFKGTNLRRTIIVIGVYLMQLLTGSQFRGYMTYFFLQAGLPTDQSFNMTIVALVLSVLGVLGAWIVMTYTGRRTMYLWGGALTIAIFTAIGGMGVKLHISSSSAMAWAIGSLIAVDGFVANLLVLPVTFVLVSEIPSSLLRSKSVVIARNFYSAINILAGVMTPYMLNPTAWNWGALAGFFWAGASIIGFVFTFFMVPESKGRTTAEMDILFEQKVHTRRFKEAEV